A genome region from Tolypothrix sp. PCC 7712 includes the following:
- a CDS encoding Uma2 family endonuclease — MVATPVTSITFEEYLTYDDGTGFHYELVGGRLELMNPPTIQHFLIVDFLDTLLKSEIKRLNLPWLCFRESGVRTGRNKSRLTDLSVVTLEQAKELMNVSLVFQSPPLLIVEVVSPDSVKRDYRYKRSEYAALEVPEYWIVDPLMAKITVLLLEEGLYEETVFTCSQQIVSQTFPELAITVDQVLSSGNLS; from the coding sequence ATGGTCGCTACACCAGTAACCAGTATCACTTTTGAAGAGTACTTAACCTATGATGATGGTACAGGTTTTCATTATGAACTGGTGGGTGGCAGGTTAGAACTAATGAATCCACCAACAATTCAACATTTCTTGATTGTGGATTTCTTGGATACTTTGTTGAAATCAGAAATCAAAAGGTTGAATTTGCCTTGGCTGTGTTTTCGGGAAAGCGGCGTGAGAACAGGTAGAAATAAATCTAGATTGACTGATTTATCTGTGGTGACGCTGGAGCAAGCAAAAGAATTGATGAATGTGTCATTAGTATTTCAGTCACCGCCATTGTTGATTGTAGAGGTAGTTAGTCCAGATTCAGTGAAACGAGACTATCGCTATAAACGCTCTGAATACGCTGCTTTGGAAGTACCAGAGTATTGGATTGTAGACCCCTTAATGGCGAAAATTACGGTTTTATTGCTGGAAGAAGGACTTTACGAAGAGACTGTATTTACTTGCTCTCAGCAGATTGTATCGCAGACTTTTCCCGAATTAGCAATTACAGTTGACCAAGTGTTGAGTTCGGGAAATCTTTCTTGA
- a CDS encoding peptidylprolyl isomerase, with protein MFNLLKSWLKNSLMAILLVTIFLGISTAAWTPSSSAALPAGNAITDGRSLLRYALPIDNEPVRQLQASLEDISNQLRANRRWGNISKDLSKASRSLDQSSKILASVPEERQPQAEAWIKDLQSGVNNLQELVKVKDKEKIQTERDRLLSIVNLLEESMVKEFPFEVPQEYSNLPQLKGRATVDIKTNKGNLTVVVDGYSAPVTAGNFVDLVQRGFYNGLEFTRSEESYFLQTGDPPGKEVGFIDPKTGKYRAIPLEVLVQGDKAPTYGITLEDAGRYLDMPVLPFSSFGAVVMARPETQVNGASSQFFFFLFEPELTPAGRNLLDGRYSVFGYLTEGKDVLDILKAGDKIESATVVQGIENLVQPAAA; from the coding sequence ATGTTTAACTTATTAAAATCCTGGCTGAAGAACAGCCTCATGGCAATACTGCTGGTAACAATATTTTTAGGCATAAGTACAGCTGCGTGGACTCCCTCCAGTAGCGCCGCCCTACCAGCTGGGAATGCAATCACTGATGGCAGATCTCTGTTGCGGTATGCACTCCCGATAGATAATGAACCTGTGCGGCAACTGCAAGCCAGTTTAGAAGATATCTCCAACCAACTGCGGGCAAATCGGCGGTGGGGAAATATTTCCAAAGACTTAAGCAAGGCATCACGGTCTCTCGATCAATCCTCCAAAATCCTAGCAAGCGTTCCCGAAGAACGCCAACCCCAAGCCGAAGCTTGGATTAAGGATTTACAATCTGGCGTGAATAATTTGCAGGAATTAGTCAAAGTTAAAGATAAAGAAAAAATCCAAACGGAACGCGATCGCCTCCTAAGCATTGTGAATCTTCTCGAAGAGTCAATGGTCAAGGAATTTCCTTTTGAAGTTCCTCAGGAGTACAGTAACCTACCTCAACTCAAAGGTAGAGCAACTGTGGATATCAAAACCAATAAAGGCAACCTTACAGTTGTGGTAGATGGTTATAGCGCTCCTGTAACTGCTGGTAACTTTGTGGATTTGGTACAACGTGGTTTTTATAATGGTTTAGAATTCACCCGTTCCGAAGAATCTTACTTTTTGCAAACTGGCGATCCCCCAGGAAAAGAAGTAGGGTTTATCGATCCCAAAACTGGTAAATATCGTGCTATTCCTCTAGAAGTCCTTGTACAAGGCGATAAAGCTCCCACATACGGCATCACTCTCGAAGATGCCGGACGTTACCTCGATATGCCTGTTCTGCCATTTTCTTCTTTTGGTGCAGTAGTCATGGCTCGTCCGGAAACTCAGGTAAATGGTGCTTCCTCACAATTTTTCTTCTTCCTGTTTGAACCAGAACTCACCCCAGCCGGACGTAACCTATTAGATGGTCGTTACTCCGTTTTTGGTTATTTAACTGAGGGTAAAGATGTTTTGGACATACTCAAGGCGGGTGACAAAATTGAATCTGCTACTGTTGTTCAAGGCATAGAAAATTTAGTGCAGCCAGCAGCCGCATGA
- the efp gene encoding elongation factor P, giving the protein MISSNDFRPGVSIVLDGSVWRVIDFLHVKPGKGSAFVRTTLKNVQSGKVLERTFRAGETVPQATLEKVTMQHTYKEGDEFVFMDMESYEEGRLTATQIGDRVKYLKEGMEVNVIRWGEQVLEVELPNSVVLEIVQTDPGVKGDTATGGTKPATLETGATIMVPLFIAQGERIKIDTRDDKYLGRE; this is encoded by the coding sequence ATGATCTCCAGTAACGACTTTCGACCCGGTGTCTCAATTGTTTTAGATGGGTCTGTATGGCGGGTAATTGATTTCCTCCACGTTAAGCCAGGTAAAGGTTCGGCGTTTGTGCGGACAACGTTGAAAAATGTCCAGAGTGGCAAAGTTCTAGAAAGAACTTTCCGTGCGGGGGAAACTGTACCGCAAGCAACTCTAGAAAAAGTCACAATGCAACATACCTATAAAGAAGGTGATGAATTCGTCTTTATGGATATGGAAAGCTACGAAGAAGGCAGATTAACCGCAACGCAAATTGGCGATCGCGTAAAATACCTCAAAGAAGGTATGGAAGTTAACGTCATTCGTTGGGGTGAGCAAGTCCTAGAAGTGGAACTGCCTAATTCTGTGGTTTTAGAAATTGTGCAAACAGACCCAGGCGTGAAAGGTGACACTGCTACAGGTGGTACAAAGCCCGCAACTTTAGAAACTGGTGCAACTATCATGGTTCCCTTGTTTATTGCTCAAGGTGAACGCATCAAGATAGATACCCGTGATGATAAATATTTAGGCAGGGAATAA